In the Brassica napus cultivar Da-Ae unplaced genomic scaffold, Da-Ae ScsIHWf_2305;HRSCAF=2975, whole genome shotgun sequence genome, one interval contains:
- the LOC125600595 gene encoding probable protein S-acyltransferase 22, which translates to MELTRNMSHRKDLVSWCALLSLCIDLWLLQRKRKSSEQQMSEDGMFYCSLCEVEVFKFSKHCRVCDKCVDRFDHHCRWLNNCIGKQNYRKFFSLMVSAIFLLTMQWSTGIFVLVLCLLRRNQFNTDIALKLGSSFSLVPFVIVVAVCTLLAMLATLPVAQLFFFHILLIKKGISTYDYIVALREQEQELEEGGGGQQSPQMSMISSFTGLSSASSFNTFHRGAWCTPPRLFVEDQFDVVPPENASVSSYGKKTVVEKRVKKKTQPVKISPWTLARLNAEEVSKAAAEARKRSKIIQPVERREASSSDRRMFPAKFEAANSNGKQQRRQSKQRIRLPAELPLMNVQTRVASMETSTSSGLGPLQLEARSAFQTSRAMSGSGGVMGTSSSPESSLDSHDIHPFRVSSEAEGSVQLSGFSSAVGLMGQNRGQQQQQSMMMMMMPLSRSTSGGYDASGGEDSDQVPSRNIHKSR; encoded by the exons ATGGAACTAACAAGAAACATGAGTCATCGCAAAGATCTTGTCTCCTGGTGTGCTTTGCTCTCCTTGTGCATTGATTTGTGGTTGTTGCAGCGGAAGAGGAAATCTTCTGAGCAGCAGATGAGTGAGGATGGGATGTTCTATTGCAGTCTGTGCGAAGTTGAG GTCTTCAAATTCAGCAAGCATTGCAGAGTTTGTGACAAATGTGTTGACCGTTTTGATCATCACTGCAGG tgGCTAAACAATTGCATTGGCAAGCAGAATTACAGAAAGTTCTTCAGCCTCATGGTATCAGCTATTTTCTTG CTCACTATGCAATGGTCAACTGGGATATTTGTGCTGGTACTATGTCTACTCCGAAGGAACCAGTTCAACACAGACATTGCCTTAAAGCTGGGAAGCAGCTTCTCGCTAGTTCCATTTGTTATAGTCGTT GCTGTTTGCACTCTATTGGCAATGCTGGCAACGCTACCTGTTGCTCAGCTTTTCTTCTTCCACATTCTTCTCATCAAAAAG GGAATCAGTACATACGACTACATAGTTGCACTTAGGGAACAAGAGCAAGAGCTAGAAGAAGGTGGTGGAGGTCAACAAAGCCCTCAAATGTCAATGATCAGCTCATTCACTGGTCTAAGTAGTGCAAGCTCCTTCAATACATTTCACCGTGGAGCTTGGTGCACCCCACCGCGTCTGTTTGTTGAGGATCAG TTTGATGTAGTTCCTCCAGAGAATGCTTCTGTAAGTTCATATGGAAAGAAGACAGTGGTTGAGAAACGCGTCAAGAAGAAGACGCAACCTGTGAAGATCAGTCCATGGACTCTAGCGCGTCTCAATGCAGAAGAAGTCTCAAAGGCAGCAGCAGAGGCAAGGAAGAGATCCAAAATTATCCAGCCTGTGGAGAGGAGGGAAGCAAGCAGCAGCGACCGTAGAATGTTCCCGGCAAAATTTGAAGCTGCTAATAGTAACGGGAAGCAGCAGAGAAGGCAATCTAAGCAGCGCATAAGGTTACCAGCAGAATTGCCTCTGATGAATGTTCAGACAAGAGTTGCCTCTATGGAGACATCAACTAGCTCAGGGCTAGGTCCTCTtcagctagaagcaagaagcgcGTTTCAGACGAGCCGAGCAATGTCAGGGTCAGGTGGTGTTATGGGGACATCTTCTTCACCAGAGAGCAGCTTAGACTCGCATGACATTCACCCTTTTAGAGTGTCGTCTGAAGCAGAAGGGTCGGTGCAGCTCAGTGGATTTTCTTCAGCTGTTGGTCTAATGGGTCAGAATAGAGGGCAGCAACAACAGCAAtccatgatgatgatgatgatgccatTGTCAAGGTCTACAAGTGGTGGATACGATGCCTCTGGTGGAGAAGACAGTGATCAGGTTCCTTCTAGAAACATCCACAAATCAAGATAA